A segment of the Brevundimonas sp. M20 genome:
AGTGGGGCGACGATGTCGATCACCCGGCCCGAACGATCCTTCAGGGTCGGGTCCTGGATCTCCATGTGAATCCGCTCTTCGGGATAGAGCGGGGTCAGGTTGTCGAACAGGACCTTGGTCTTGACCAGTTCCGGGTCTTCCAGATTGATCGTGTCGACCTTCAGCAGGGCGAAATAACGCTCACCCTCGCGCGGACCGCGGACGGCGCCATGGATCGTGTCGCCCGAGCGCAGGCCGAAGCGGCGGATCTGCGACGGCGAGACATAGATATCGTCCGGACCCGGAAGGTAGTTGGCGTCCGGGCTGCGCAGGAAGCCGAAGCCGTCCGGCAGGATTTCCAGAACGCCGTCGGCGATGATCTCGACCTCTTCCTCGGCCAGGGCCTTGAGGATGGCGAACAGCAGGTCCTGCTTGCGCAGGTTCGAGGCGTTCTCGACCTCAAGCCCCTCGGCGAAGGCGACCAGATCTTCCGGGGTCTTGGCGTTCAGCTCGGCCAGGGTGATGCGGCCGTTCGGGACGATCGGCTCGCCGTCCTCATCCTCATCGGCCTCCTGATCGACCATCGGCAGGTCGGCGGCGGAGACTTCGTTGGAAACCTCATCCAGGGTTTCGGTCGCGGGCGCGGTCGGATCGGTGTCGCGGACGTCGGTCATGGGTATCTACTTCTGGCATGCGCGCCCGGGCGCTCGCCGGAAAGCGAGGTCAGGCAGGCTGGCGATGTTGGCCTTGCGGCCGGCAGGAGGTGCGATGGGATCCCACAGGGTCGATCCGGCAGGCATCGCGAGGAGAGAGGGACCGTCCGGCAGAGGGCCAGGACCGGTTCGCGACCAGCGAAACCATGCTTCCGGGGGTCAGGTCAAGCATCTCCTCCCCGTCGCGGTTCGCGATGGGGAGGTGGCTCGTCGGCGTCCGCCGACGAGGCGGAGGGTGCGACACAGGCGATATGGGGTTAGCGGGCCGTCTTCGGAAGTCAGAGCCGTCCCCTCCGTCACGCTTCGTATTCGAAGCGCGACACCTCCCCATTCGCAACGCGAACGGGGAGGACAGGGTCAGCCCAGCGTCCACTCCGTCGTCACCGACAGCACCATGATGATGGCCAGCACGAACGGAATCTCATTGGTCATGCGCCAGAACTTGCCGGAGTATTTCGAGGTCCCGGCGGCGATCTTCCTACGCTGCCCGGCCAGAAAACCGTGCCAGCCGGCCAGCAGGAAGACGCCGACCAGCTTGGTCACCATCCACGGCTGATGGGCGAAGCTCCAGTCCGCCCCCTCGCCGCTGCGTAGCCAGAACAGCCAGGCGCCGAAGATGAAGGCCAGGATCATGGCTGGGTTGATGATGATGCGCAGCAGGCGGGTCTGCCAGACCCGCAGCAGGCCCTGCATCTCGCTCTTCAGCGGCTCGGCCTTGGCGTTCTGTTCGGCGTCATAGGCGAACAGGCGCGGCAGGAAGAGCATCCCGGCCATCCAGGCGATCACCGCCAGGATGTGAAGGCCCCGAACCACGTCATAGGTGTTCACGCCGCTCTCCGCTCGCAGGTGCGCGGGCAGGCCTTCCAGTCCGCGCGACAGCCGGGACCGTGCGGCGCGACGCCGGTTCGCGCAAGCGCCCCGACGGCCGCCTCGGCCAGTTCGTTGATGAAGGCCGCCGTCACCCCGACCGCCGGAACCCGCAGATAGGGCGCGACGCCGAGCGTATGCGCCAGCTCGCCGTACTCGATATCGAGCTCAACGAGAGTCTCGACGTGTTCGGAAACGAAGGCGATGGGAACCACCACCGCGCCCACGCCATCCCTTGCCGCCTGTTCCAGCGCCTCGGGCGTCGACGGTCCCAGCCATTTCATCGGGCCGACCCGGCTCTGGTAGCAGAGGGCCCAGTCGGTCAGACCCGCCACGGCGGCCACGGCGGCGCAAGTGCTTTCGACCTGCTCCTGATAAGGATCGCCCTTCTTCTCGACCAGCACCTCGGGGATGCCGTGGGCCGAGAACAGGACCCGCACCGGCCTGCCTCCGGCCTCGGCCAGCTTGTCCCGGATCAGGTCCGCCTGCGCCGTGACCCAGCCCGGCGCCTCCGGCCAGCAGCAGACGGTGCGGGTGACGCCCGACCCGGCATAGACCTCATTCCAGCGCTTCAGCGAGCTTTCGGTCGTGGTGGTCGAGAACTGCGGATAGAGCGGCAGAAGCACGATCTCATCCGGCCCGAAGGCGGCGACGTCAGCAGCGGTCTCTTCCGTCAGCGGATGCCAGTACCGCATGGCGATGAAGGTCTTCACCTCATCCCCCGGCAGGCGCGCGCCGAGCACGGATTCCAGAGCATCCGCCTGCTTCCGGGTCCCTGGCAGCAGGGGCGATCCTCCGCCCATCAGGGCGTAATTGGCCTGGGCGCTGGTCTCACGACGGCTGGAGATCAGCTTCGCCAGCGGTGTCCGGAACAGGCCCGGCAGGCCGATGATCGCCGGATCATTGAACAGGTTGAACAGGAAGGGTTTCACCGAAGCCTGATCGTCCGGCCCGCCCAGATTGAACAGGACGACAGCGATACGACGGCCTTTCACATCACTCATTGCGCACCGATCCGTTTCAGCACCTGCTCGACATGGGCGACCGGCACATCCGGCATGATCCCGTGGCCCAGATTGAAGATCCACGGCCCCTGACCCCAGACCTCGCGCAGTTGGTCCACGCGGCGATCCAGAAGCGGGCCGCCCGTGCGCAGAAGCAGGGGATCGAGCGCCCCCTGGATGGTCCTGATCTTCTGCACCGCCTGACCGACCGGCAGGGGACAGGCGGTGTCCAGGGCCACGGCCTGAACCTCGACCTCGCGCGCATAGCGTTCGGCCAGCGCCGCCGAGCCTCTTGGGAAGCCAATCAGGGGAACGGTGACGCCAAGTTCGCGCACCCGCTTCACCAGCTTGATATGCGGCTGCAGGACAAGGCTCTCGAACAGATCGTCGGGCAGACCCTCGGCCCAGCTCTCGAAGATTTTCAGCGTCTGCGCCCCGGCGTCGGCCTGCATCTTCAGATAGTAGGCGGTGGCCTCGACCAGCACGTCCAGAACCGCCGCCACCTTCTCCGGCTCCGCATAGGCGTAGGTCCGGGCCTGCGCCCGCTCGCCCTTGCCGATGGTCCGGGCCACGCCGTCTAGCATATAGGTCGCCACCGTCCAGGGCGCGCCCGCGAAGCCGATCAGCGCCTTGGACGGATCGAGTTGTTCCCGAACCAGGCTCAGGGTCTGACCAATGGATGACAGGGCCTCGCCCGCGCCATCGGCCCTGTCCCGCATGGCCTCGACCGACGGCATCTCGCCCAGCCGGGGACCTTCCCCGGCCTCGAACCAGACGTCCTGACCCAAAGCCCGGGGGATCAGCAGGATGTCGGCGAACACGATGGCCGCATCAAAGCCGAACCGGCGCATCGGCTGAAGCGTCGCCTCGGCAGCTTTCTCAGGATCGTGACAAAACTCGATAAAGCCCGGCGTGGTCGCCCGCAGCGCCCGGTATTCCGGCAGGTAGCGCCCGGCCTGACGCATGAACCATACCGGAGGACGAGCGGTCGTCTCCCCGGCCAGGGCTTTCAGGAACAGGGGAGTGTCATTCGAGATCGTCATTTGATCGTCGGCTTACCGGGGCGGGGGGACAGGCTCAAGCCCGGCCCCGTGTCGCACCCTTTCCCTTCCCAAACATTCAAATTTGAAAAGGGTGGAAGGAAGTGGGTTGGGCCGGGGATGGCGGGGACAAGTCGGTCGAAAAGGCCGCGGACGGACGGCTTGTGCGGATTCAGTCACAGGGCGATCGACAGACCCGGTGGCGCCTGTCGATACCGGGGATAACCATTAACAAGACCTTAACAGCGGGCGTTTTCGGGGGTTTGCGCCGGGTGGCCGCCTGGGCGCCGGTTTCGTCGAGTCCGGTTCCTCCACAAGCCGTCCGCCCGGAACCGCCCGCCGGTGGATGAACGGGCTGAAGACGGACCCTCCCGTCCACCTTCATCCCGCTCGCGACCGGGAACGGGGACGGCTATAGAGATCGGCGCCCGGTCATGAACCGAACGGCGCCCCGTCCTTTCCACAGGAGTCCCCGTTGAACGGACCGTTTATCCCGATGAGTCTGCGGCGTCGGGGGACCACGCGATGAGCCCCGCGCGTCCCGCCGGCGCGTCGAAACTCGCCACCTATTTCCATGTCCATCTGGTCTCGGATTCGACCGGCGAGACCCTGAACGCCATGGCCAAGGCCGTGGTGGCCCGTTTCGACGGGGTCATTCCCATCGAGCACATCTACGCCCTGGTCCGTTCGGACCGGCAGATGGAGCGGGTTCTGGACGAGATCGCCGCCGCCCCCGGCGTTGTCCTGCACACCCTTGTGGATCGGGAGCTGCGCGAACAGCTGGAAGAAGGCTGCCGCAGGCTGGACATGCCCCAGATCGCGGCGCTGGACCCGCTTGAGACGGTGCTGTCCCGCTACCTGGGCGCCGCCCTGGCCCCCCGCGTCGGCGCCCAGCATGCGCTGAGCAATGAGTATTTTGACCGGATCGCGGCGCTGGACTTCGCCATGGCCCATGACGACGGGCAGGGCACGACGGAGCAGCTGGAGACCGCCGACGTCATCCTGTGCGGGGTCAGCCGCACCTCCAAGACCCCGACCTGCATCTATCTGGCCCACCGCGGCATCCGGGCCGCCAATGTCCCCCTGGTCCCCGGACAGGAAGACGGTGAGCGCCTGACACAGCTCAAGCATCCGCTGGTCATCGGTCTGACGGTTTCGCCGGACCGTCTGGTCCAGATCCGCCGCAATCGGCTGGATGGTCTCAACGCCAGCCATGCCTCGACCTATATCGACCACGACTCCGTGCGCGAGGAGACGGTCAAGGCGCGCCGGGCGTTCGAGCGTCGGGGCTGGCCGGTGATCGACGTCACCCGCCGCTCGGTCGAGGAGACCGCCGCCGCCATCATCAACGTCCTGAATGAGCGCCGTACCAAACGGGCGGCTGCGTCATGGTAGGCGAGCGTCTGATCCTGGCGTCAAAGAGCGCCGCCCGCCGCGCCATGCTGGACAACGCCGGCGTGCCCTTCACCGTTCAGGTCGCCGATGTGGACGAGGATGCGGTCAAGGCTGTGCACGATCCGGCGGACCCCGCCGGTCTCGCCGTCGAACTGGCCCGGGTGAAGGCGCTGGCCGTCTCGCGCCACGACGCCGACGCCTGGGTGCTGGGCGCCGACCAGACCCTGGCCTTCGACGGGGGCCTGATCTCCAAGGCGAAAAGTCTGGAGGACGCCCGCGCCCGTCTGTCGGCCATGCGTGGAAAAGCTCACCATCTGCATTCCGGCGCCGCGCTGGCCCGCAACGGCCAGATCGTCTGGTCCGGCGTCGACACCGCAGCCATGCAGGTGCGGAACTTCTCCGACGCCTTCCTGGACGCCTATCTGGCGCGTGAGGGCGAGGGGCTGCTGACCAGCGTGGGCTCCTACAAGCTGGAGGGCATGGGCTCGCAGCTGTTCGACCGTATCGATGGCGACTACTTCACCGTTCTGGGCATGCCGTTGTGGCCGGTGCTGGCGGAGCTGCGCCGGGCCGGAGTGCTGCTCGTATGACGATCCACTCCGGGGTCGCCGGCCAGCCGATCAGTCATTCGCTCAGTCCGCTGATCCACGGACTGTGGATCGAGGCCGCCGGGCTGAACGCCACTTATGAACCCTTCGGTCCGGCAGATGAGGCCGGGTTCGACGCCCTGATCGCCGGGGTGCGC
Coding sequences within it:
- a CDS encoding CopD family protein: MNTYDVVRGLHILAVIAWMAGMLFLPRLFAYDAEQNAKAEPLKSEMQGLLRVWQTRLLRIIINPAMILAFIFGAWLFWLRSGEGADWSFAHQPWMVTKLVGVFLLAGWHGFLAGQRRKIAAGTSKYSGKFWRMTNEIPFVLAIIMVLSVTTEWTLG
- the hemH gene encoding ferrochelatase — its product is MSDVKGRRIAVVLFNLGGPDDQASVKPFLFNLFNDPAIIGLPGLFRTPLAKLISSRRETSAQANYALMGGGSPLLPGTRKQADALESVLGARLPGDEVKTFIAMRYWHPLTEETAADVAAFGPDEIVLLPLYPQFSTTTTESSLKRWNEVYAGSGVTRTVCCWPEAPGWVTAQADLIRDKLAEAGGRPVRVLFSAHGIPEVLVEKKGDPYQEQVESTCAAVAAVAGLTDWALCYQSRVGPMKWLGPSTPEALEQAARDGVGAVVVPIAFVSEHVETLVELDIEYGELAHTLGVAPYLRVPAVGVTAAFINELAEAAVGALARTGVAPHGPGCRADWKACPRTCERRAA
- the hemE gene encoding uroporphyrinogen decarboxylase, with translation MTISNDTPLFLKALAGETTARPPVWFMRQAGRYLPEYRALRATTPGFIEFCHDPEKAAEATLQPMRRFGFDAAIVFADILLIPRALGQDVWFEAGEGPRLGEMPSVEAMRDRADGAGEALSSIGQTLSLVREQLDPSKALIGFAGAPWTVATYMLDGVARTIGKGERAQARTYAYAEPEKVAAVLDVLVEATAYYLKMQADAGAQTLKIFESWAEGLPDDLFESLVLQPHIKLVKRVRELGVTVPLIGFPRGSAALAERYAREVEVQAVALDTACPLPVGQAVQKIRTIQGALDPLLLRTGGPLLDRRVDQLREVWGQGPWIFNLGHGIMPDVPVAHVEQVLKRIGAQ
- a CDS encoding pyruvate, water dikinase regulatory protein; protein product: MSPARPAGASKLATYFHVHLVSDSTGETLNAMAKAVVARFDGVIPIEHIYALVRSDRQMERVLDEIAAAPGVVLHTLVDRELREQLEEGCRRLDMPQIAALDPLETVLSRYLGAALAPRVGAQHALSNEYFDRIAALDFAMAHDDGQGTTEQLETADVILCGVSRTSKTPTCIYLAHRGIRAANVPLVPGQEDGERLTQLKHPLVIGLTVSPDRLVQIRRNRLDGLNASHASTYIDHDSVREETVKARRAFERRGWPVIDVTRRSVEETAAAIINVLNERRTKRAAASW
- a CDS encoding nucleoside triphosphate pyrophosphatase, with translation MVGERLILASKSAARRAMLDNAGVPFTVQVADVDEDAVKAVHDPADPAGLAVELARVKALAVSRHDADAWVLGADQTLAFDGGLISKAKSLEDARARLSAMRGKAHHLHSGAALARNGQIVWSGVDTAAMQVRNFSDAFLDAYLAREGEGLLTSVGSYKLEGMGSQLFDRIDGDYFTVLGMPLWPVLAELRRAGVLLV